A genomic stretch from Acetomicrobium sp. S15 = DSM 107314 includes:
- a CDS encoding MFS transporter: MIRETQARRTLFAMVISMLLGYMPWYNFSAVSKYIIEEFNLTSQDTGLILSCFQAGYVVIVVFSGWLGDKIGLKRIVFWATLSTGIFSTLFVWGACSKISIMIFRLLTGLSAGAIYVPGIALLSRWFPPQRRGGVLGLYTAALVAAYAGGYFVAAPIAGIYGWRTGILWTSLPAFIGALIVSLFVSEAPTPEESAFTIQIKSQMVSCNNNTTVSAKLPRNIMGPLLISLGYMGHMWEQYAFWGWIGPFMTAVAVSSGMKPDRAATWAGIVAACIILLGAPASWIWGVVSDRIGRIRAIALAACFSLVAEFGLGYIYTYKIGFVIVVAAWIGFWVVADSALYKAGLTEMVSPKTCGLCLGFQSAVGYFTTIIAPLAFGAILQAYNGLVSPVYATFWGPSFAILGLGGLLVPISLFLLKRQAQAKLMAGGRNN; the protein is encoded by the coding sequence TTGATTAGAGAAACACAAGCACGACGTACTCTATTTGCAATGGTAATTTCTATGTTGTTAGGTTATATGCCATGGTATAATTTTTCAGCTGTTTCGAAATACATTATTGAAGAATTTAACTTAACATCTCAGGATACTGGATTGATTTTGTCATGTTTTCAAGCCGGATATGTGGTCATTGTGGTATTTAGTGGTTGGCTTGGCGATAAGATTGGCTTAAAGAGGATAGTGTTCTGGGCTACGCTAAGCACAGGGATTTTTTCTACGCTTTTCGTATGGGGCGCATGTAGCAAAATAAGTATCATGATATTTCGGTTGTTAACCGGGCTATCAGCTGGTGCCATATATGTCCCGGGTATAGCGCTTTTGTCACGTTGGTTCCCGCCGCAGAGGCGTGGAGGTGTATTGGGTTTGTATACAGCTGCGCTTGTTGCAGCGTATGCTGGAGGATATTTTGTGGCTGCTCCCATTGCGGGAATATATGGTTGGAGAACTGGGATTTTATGGACATCGCTACCAGCATTCATTGGTGCATTAATAGTATCTCTATTTGTTTCTGAAGCTCCGACTCCAGAAGAGTCTGCGTTCACAATTCAAATTAAATCTCAAATGGTATCTTGCAATAATAACACTACAGTGTCAGCAAAGTTACCTAGGAATATAATGGGGCCACTTCTAATATCCCTTGGATATATGGGCCATATGTGGGAACAATATGCTTTCTGGGGATGGATAGGGCCATTTATGACTGCTGTAGCTGTAAGTAGTGGAATGAAACCTGATCGCGCTGCTACTTGGGCTGGAATAGTAGCTGCCTGTATTATCCTCCTGGGTGCTCCGGCGTCATGGATATGGGGAGTAGTTTCAGATAGAATAGGCAGGATTCGGGCTATCGCTTTAGCAGCTTGTTTTAGTTTAGTTGCGGAGTTCGGACTTGGGTACATATATACCTATAAAATAGGATTTGTAATAGTAGTTGCCGCTTGGATCGGATTTTGGGTGGTTGCTGACTCGGCACTTTATAAAGCAGGACTTACAGAGATGGTATCACCAAAAACTTGTGGTTTATGCCTGGGGTTTCAATCAGCTGTAGGATATTTTACGACTATAATTGCGCCTTTAGCTTTTGGGGCTATTCTTCAAGCATATAATGGTCTTGTTTCCCCAGTTTATGCTACATTTTGGGGTCCATCTTTTGCCATCTTAGGTTTAGGTGGACTGTTAGTTCCAATTTCATTATTTTTGCTTAAGCGACAGGCACAGGCCAAACTTATGGCTGGAGGTAGAAATAATTAG
- a CDS encoding transketolase C-terminal domain-containing protein: protein MKGKTAILEGSRAVAEAVCACRPEVISVYPITPQTHILENLARFVASGRLKSQFVRADSEFSAASVVYGASATGARAYTASASQGILLMTEVIYAMASTRLPVVMTVVNRTVSHPITIQPDHQDSMSLRDTGALQIHVESLQEAYDAHVQAFRISEDPEVQLPLLVCMDGWVISHSYEPVTIFPEEAVSEFAGTFKPVQKLDPDKPLTYGSYADQDVLMEYRYALMRAQDRAKEKIRSVAAEYREVFGHFDGDLIDTYCTEDAEMVLIAMGSLVSTIRAAIDELRAEGRKVGLVKVRTFRPFPKEELLEACGKVPLVAVLDKSLSVNMGGVLATEVKSAFYGSPNQPIIVPFMAGLGGKDVNRRIIKEIVDIACRKAEQGYRERETVWMGLNYEFFGTEVK, encoded by the coding sequence ATGAAAGGCAAAACAGCTATCCTCGAGGGGTCGAGGGCGGTGGCAGAGGCTGTTTGTGCCTGTCGGCCAGAAGTCATTTCTGTCTATCCCATTACCCCGCAGACGCATATCCTCGAGAACTTGGCGAGGTTTGTAGCATCCGGACGGCTAAAGAGTCAATTCGTCCGGGCCGATTCTGAGTTTTCTGCCGCATCTGTAGTCTATGGAGCAAGCGCGACTGGAGCGCGAGCGTATACTGCATCTGCTTCCCAGGGAATTCTTTTGATGACGGAAGTCATTTATGCGATGGCTTCTACGCGCCTGCCAGTGGTGATGACAGTTGTTAATCGGACTGTTTCTCACCCTATAACAATACAGCCGGATCATCAGGACAGTATGAGTCTTCGAGATACCGGCGCTCTTCAAATTCACGTGGAGAGCCTGCAAGAGGCTTATGATGCCCATGTGCAAGCTTTTCGCATTTCGGAAGATCCTGAGGTCCAGTTGCCGTTGCTTGTGTGTATGGATGGTTGGGTTATCAGCCATTCGTATGAGCCGGTTACAATATTCCCGGAAGAAGCTGTTTCAGAATTTGCGGGAACCTTTAAGCCTGTTCAGAAACTAGATCCCGATAAACCCTTAACTTATGGTTCATACGCCGACCAGGACGTGTTGATGGAATACCGTTATGCACTCATGCGTGCCCAAGATAGGGCTAAGGAAAAGATAAGGAGTGTCGCTGCAGAGTATAGGGAGGTCTTTGGGCATTTCGACGGCGATCTCATCGACACTTATTGCACAGAAGATGCCGAAATGGTACTTATCGCTATGGGATCTCTGGTTTCGACTATACGCGCTGCTATAGACGAGCTTAGAGCCGAAGGACGTAAGGTCGGCCTGGTAAAAGTAAGGACCTTTCGCCCCTTCCCAAAAGAAGAGCTTCTTGAGGCTTGTGGCAAAGTGCCTTTGGTGGCAGTTCTGGACAAAAGCCTCAGCGTTAACATGGGGGGGGTTCTGGCGACTGAAGTCAAAAGCGCTTTTTACGGAAGCCCCAACCAACCCATTATCGTGCCCTTTATGGCTGGCTTGGGAGGTAAGGATGTAAACCGCAGAATCATCAAGGAGATTGTAGACATCGCCTGCAGGAAGGCAGAACAAGGCTATAGAGAAAGGGAGACCGTCTGGATGGGCCTTAATTATGAGTTTTTTGGGACGGAGGTAAAATGA
- a CDS encoding 2-oxoacid:acceptor oxidoreductase family protein: MEIRIHGRGGQGSVAMAEMIAAAAFAAGKFAQAFPYLGGGGERRGAPVQAYARISDTPIRLREKIEEPDIVVVQDPSIMDVVDVLTGLKKGGIVLVNAESPIALDRDDVKVFFVPATKIAIETIGRPIMNTALIGALARITGLIGVDAIEKVVSERFPKEVAESNILAVRKAFEEVGGGK; the protein is encoded by the coding sequence GTGGAAATTAGAATACACGGCAGAGGTGGTCAGGGATCGGTTGCAATGGCTGAAATGATAGCTGCGGCTGCGTTTGCCGCAGGTAAGTTTGCTCAAGCCTTTCCTTATTTAGGAGGAGGCGGAGAGCGCAGAGGCGCCCCCGTTCAAGCTTATGCAAGGATCTCCGATACGCCGATTCGTTTGCGAGAGAAGATCGAAGAACCGGATATAGTTGTTGTTCAGGATCCTTCAATTATGGATGTAGTGGATGTTCTGACCGGATTGAAGAAGGGAGGAATTGTCTTAGTGAATGCAGAAAGTCCTATCGCACTAGACCGCGATGACGTCAAGGTGTTTTTCGTGCCTGCCACAAAGATTGCGATTGAAACTATTGGACGTCCCATTATGAACACGGCACTTATAGGAGCCCTGGCACGCATAACGGGCCTTATTGGGGTTGACGCTATCGAAAAAGTCGTCTCGGAAAGGTTTCCTAAAGAAGTGGCGGAAAGTAATATTCTGGCCGTTCGCAAGGCCTTCGAAGAAGTTGGAGGTGGTAAGTGA
- a CDS encoding HD-GYP domain-containing protein, whose protein sequence is MEQPLSAQEIPVEDIATRDFVLAEDIVSAKKVLLLPKGVDLSWFGSAKKRLVQRLKSEGVTHIRVFVEKTPSARDLEELIQRIRGPVKQIDRALACQAVRQLGDVYRRIASDGMTEGLFEPLLSTGHILAQEILSSKAITLSLYKMRQWDEYTFVHSLNVALLSGFLASRLRPGDNVLVNKITTGILLHDLGKAKVPLHILNKPARLTDAEFAIIKTHPVKGFELALQQGIRDEEVLTVVRGHHERWNGNGYPDRLRGEAIPLPARIAAVADVFDALTTNRIYKEAESPKNAISIIVGDAGNHFDPGVVRELLLSLGLYPPGVTVELSDGSVGVVVSTFPGDLVRPTVMLFADFEGQEGSLRLVNLRESDLYIRRSIGSVDKRALDQEEPAVKGLAGSARKA, encoded by the coding sequence ATGGAGCAGCCGTTGTCGGCGCAAGAAATACCAGTAGAGGATATAGCGACGCGCGACTTCGTTCTGGCGGAGGATATAGTCTCTGCCAAGAAAGTTCTCTTGCTCCCAAAAGGGGTAGATTTGTCCTGGTTTGGGAGCGCCAAAAAGAGGCTCGTCCAGAGGCTTAAATCTGAAGGGGTTACGCACATAAGGGTTTTCGTCGAGAAAACCCCTTCGGCTCGGGACTTAGAAGAGCTAATCCAAAGGATTAGAGGGCCGGTCAAGCAAATAGACCGCGCCTTAGCCTGCCAGGCCGTGAGGCAGCTCGGTGACGTCTACCGAAGGATAGCAAGTGATGGGATGACCGAAGGCCTCTTCGAGCCGCTTCTCTCTACGGGTCATATCCTCGCACAGGAGATCCTCAGCTCTAAGGCGATTACGTTGTCGCTCTATAAGATGCGGCAATGGGATGAATATACATTCGTGCACTCGCTCAACGTGGCATTGCTCTCCGGCTTTCTGGCCTCCAGGCTGCGCCCAGGCGACAATGTTCTTGTAAATAAGATAACGACGGGGATCCTCCTTCACGACCTTGGCAAGGCTAAGGTCCCTTTGCACATATTGAATAAACCCGCCAGATTGACTGACGCCGAATTTGCCATAATAAAGACCCATCCCGTAAAAGGTTTCGAGTTGGCGCTGCAGCAGGGGATAAGAGACGAAGAAGTGTTGACCGTCGTACGAGGTCATCACGAGCGATGGAACGGAAACGGTTACCCAGATAGGCTAAGAGGCGAAGCGATACCGCTTCCTGCAAGGATAGCCGCCGTAGCAGACGTATTTGACGCGCTCACCACGAACAGGATATACAAGGAAGCCGAATCACCGAAAAATGCGATTTCCATAATAGTAGGAGATGCCGGCAATCACTTCGACCCCGGTGTCGTCAGAGAGCTGCTTTTGTCGCTCGGACTATATCCTCCAGGGGTCACTGTGGAGCTCTCAGACGGCAGTGTGGGCGTGGTGGTTTCAACCTTTCCAGGCGACTTGGTGCGTCCAACAGTCATGCTCTTTGCCGATTTTGAGGGGCAAGAGGGCAGTTTGCGCCTTGTTAACCTGAGAGAGTCAGACCTTTATATCAGACGAAGCATCGGTAGCGTGGATAAGCGAGCGTTAGACCAAGAGGAGCCGGCAGTAAAAGGACTTGCGGGGAGCGCACGCAAAGCGTGA
- a CDS encoding 3-hydroxyacyl-CoA dehydrogenase family protein: MDKVLVYGAGTMGVGIAQVCAAAGKTVFLVGGLERAEEGKEKVASELNRAVQKGKLTAERADRVLEKIIPITDISEILSEVDLIIEVIIEDMAIKKEVFRKIEELKPKPETIFATNTSALSITELAKVTSFPERFLGIHFFNPAPVMKLVEIVKGLFTSDKTVIKAQAFVESLEKTPIVVKESPGFVVNRILVPMINEAAYALMEGVASAEDIDKGMTLGANHPIGPLALADLIGIDVCLAVMETLYREFGDSKYRPCPLLRKNVRAGFLGRKTKRGFFIYE; the protein is encoded by the coding sequence TTGGATAAAGTCTTAGTTTACGGAGCTGGAACTATGGGGGTTGGAATAGCTCAAGTTTGTGCCGCTGCAGGGAAGACGGTTTTCCTTGTTGGCGGGTTGGAGCGTGCCGAAGAGGGCAAAGAGAAAGTGGCTTCCGAGCTAAATCGTGCTGTTCAGAAAGGAAAATTAACAGCAGAGAGGGCGGATCGTGTTCTCGAAAAGATTATACCTATTACGGATATATCTGAGATCCTTTCAGAGGTGGATCTAATAATAGAAGTAATAATCGAAGATATGGCGATCAAAAAAGAGGTCTTCCGTAAAATAGAAGAGCTGAAACCTAAGCCAGAAACCATTTTTGCAACTAATACCTCTGCTCTAAGCATTACGGAATTAGCAAAGGTTACTAGTTTTCCAGAACGGTTTCTTGGCATCCATTTCTTTAACCCTGCACCAGTAATGAAGCTTGTTGAGATAGTCAAGGGACTTTTTACGAGTGACAAGACGGTAATAAAAGCCCAGGCCTTTGTAGAGTCTCTTGAGAAGACGCCAATTGTAGTCAAAGAGTCTCCAGGGTTTGTCGTCAATCGTATATTGGTTCCAATGATCAACGAAGCTGCATATGCTCTAATGGAAGGCGTTGCATCCGCCGAGGACATCGACAAAGGGATGACATTAGGTGCCAATCACCCTATTGGGCCTCTTGCCCTGGCAGACTTGATCGGTATTGACGTTTGCTTAGCAGTCATGGAAACACTGTATCGGGAATTTGGGGATTCTAAGTATCGTCCCTGTCCGTTGCTGCGCAAAAATGTCAGGGCTGGTTTCTTGGGGCGCAAGACAAAGCGAGGATTTTTCATCTATGAATAG
- a CDS encoding enoyl-CoA hydratase/isomerase family protein, with amino-acid sequence MTVSDESKAVIVEDIGDGVWVFSINRPRTLNALNSEIVQQLKEAFDAASKSASARVILLTGKGKAFAAGADISALVNFTPEEAMAFSRSGYELFNMIEGASQPIIAVLNGYALGGGLELALSCDFRFAAENVQVALPEILLGIIPGFGGTQRLPSIVGHARAKDMILTGRKLDAAEALNWGLIHRVFPADRLLEESVSFARDLAAQSRNALGCAKQVLNSSRSLPPQEGLEIENQALGRCFRHDDSREGMRAFLEKRKPNFKKQ; translated from the coding sequence ATGACCGTATCTGATGAAAGTAAAGCAGTAATTGTAGAAGATATTGGCGACGGGGTGTGGGTGTTTTCCATCAATCGTCCCAGAACTTTGAATGCGTTGAACTCAGAGATTGTGCAACAATTGAAAGAAGCATTTGACGCAGCTTCTAAGAGTGCATCAGCAAGGGTAATTCTGCTGACGGGCAAGGGGAAAGCCTTCGCGGCTGGGGCAGATATTTCTGCTTTGGTGAATTTCACACCCGAGGAAGCGATGGCCTTCTCTCGGAGCGGCTATGAGCTTTTCAACATGATAGAAGGCGCGTCGCAACCTATCATAGCTGTGTTAAATGGTTATGCCCTTGGCGGGGGACTGGAACTGGCGCTCTCTTGCGATTTCAGATTTGCTGCCGAAAATGTTCAGGTGGCACTCCCAGAGATCCTCCTTGGGATTATTCCAGGTTTTGGAGGCACTCAAAGGCTTCCGTCTATTGTTGGTCATGCGAGGGCAAAAGATATGATACTTACTGGTCGTAAATTAGATGCAGCAGAGGCCCTAAACTGGGGGCTCATTCATCGTGTATTCCCAGCGGACCGGCTTTTGGAGGAATCTGTTTCCTTCGCGAGAGATCTGGCCGCACAAAGCAGAAACGCCCTTGGCTGTGCCAAGCAGGTTTTGAACAGCAGCAGAAGCTTGCCTCCTCAGGAAGGGTTGGAGATAGAAAACCAGGCCCTTGGCAGATGTTTTAGACATGATGACAGCCGTGAGGGCATGCGGGCTTTTTTGGAAAAGCGAAAGCCCAATTTTAAAAAACAGTGA
- a CDS encoding TRAP transporter large permease: MMTFLFVVMLLLALLFIGLPVAFSLGTASLALIVAFDLPLKIVGQSIFSSLDSFVLLAVPLFVLMSQVLLDGRVGDDLFDVMNAWVRHFPGGLAIATILSCAFFAAITGSSATTAATIGMVAFPALTERGYERRFVLGLLAAGGTLGILIPPSIPMILYGAVTEESVGKLFMAGIIPGLVLTAIFVIYAIIRSRGGGYRAYEPASWEERFRVTRKNLWGIALPIIIMGGIYTGVFTPTEAAAVGLIYSLFITLVVYRTLSLKDLPGVCLRSVGTSCMIAMIIAGALLFGRVMTLLEIPQQLTQMVIDAGLSPLGFVIAMNILMLGLGCILETVSIVLLTMPLVAPILGALQIDPIWYAVVLVINLEMALITPPVGVNLYIIHGIRDDITMGEIVKGVFPFMILMVAMLILAIAYPPMSTWLPSIMH; this comes from the coding sequence ATGATGACGTTTCTCTTCGTAGTAATGCTGCTCCTCGCTCTGCTCTTCATAGGCCTGCCAGTGGCTTTTTCCTTGGGGACGGCATCACTTGCTCTCATCGTCGCCTTCGATCTTCCGCTTAAGATCGTGGGACAGAGCATATTCTCTTCGTTAGACAGTTTCGTCCTATTGGCTGTGCCTCTATTCGTCCTGATGAGCCAAGTCTTGCTCGACGGCAGAGTCGGAGATGACCTCTTTGATGTAATGAACGCCTGGGTAAGACATTTTCCAGGAGGGCTTGCTATAGCGACGATCTTGAGTTGCGCCTTTTTCGCCGCGATCACAGGTTCAAGCGCCACTACTGCGGCTACGATAGGCATGGTAGCTTTCCCCGCGCTAACCGAACGAGGATATGAGAGGCGTTTCGTTTTGGGTCTTTTGGCCGCGGGAGGGACACTCGGCATCCTGATCCCACCCAGCATACCTATGATCCTATACGGTGCCGTAACTGAAGAGTCGGTGGGTAAGCTCTTCATGGCCGGCATCATTCCGGGACTCGTGCTCACCGCCATATTCGTAATCTACGCCATCATTCGAAGCCGAGGAGGAGGTTACCGCGCTTACGAGCCGGCCTCATGGGAAGAGCGCTTTCGAGTCACAAGAAAGAACCTGTGGGGGATAGCTCTCCCTATCATCATAATGGGAGGCATTTACACCGGGGTGTTCACCCCGACAGAGGCCGCAGCTGTCGGCCTGATATACAGTCTATTCATCACACTCGTCGTCTATAGAACTCTTTCGCTCAAAGACTTGCCCGGGGTATGCTTGCGCTCTGTCGGAACCTCGTGCATGATCGCTATGATCATCGCCGGCGCTCTCCTATTCGGCAGAGTAATGACGCTGCTCGAGATTCCTCAACAGCTCACCCAGATGGTCATAGACGCCGGACTTTCACCCCTTGGCTTTGTCATAGCCATGAACATCCTCATGTTGGGGTTGGGGTGCATTTTGGAGACCGTATCGATCGTGCTCCTTACGATGCCTCTGGTAGCCCCGATCTTGGGAGCGCTCCAGATAGATCCCATATGGTACGCCGTCGTACTGGTCATAAACTTGGAGATGGCGCTGATAACACCTCCCGTGGGAGTGAACCTCTACATAATCCATGGGATCAGAGATGATATAACAATGGGAGAAATAGTAAAGGGTGTCTTTCCGTTCATGATCCTCATGGTGGCCATGTTGATCCTGGCCATCGCTTATCCGCCTATGAGCACATGGCTTCCGTCGATCATGCATTGA
- a CDS encoding 4Fe-4S binding protein, with the protein MGLPLGGVCKAGESKKLETGKWRAFRPVVDKDKCIKCGRCVDFCPDSCMNMGADGAEVNLFYCKGCLVCMRECPVQAITKEVEQK; encoded by the coding sequence ATGGGCCTGCCGCTTGGGGGAGTGTGTAAGGCTGGTGAATCCAAGAAGCTTGAGACTGGGAAATGGAGGGCCTTTCGTCCTGTCGTGGATAAGGATAAATGTATCAAATGTGGTAGGTGCGTTGATTTCTGCCCTGACTCATGTATGAATATGGGTGCCGATGGCGCTGAAGTCAATCTTTTCTACTGCAAGGGTTGTCTCGTTTGTATGCGCGAATGCCCAGTCCAGGCTATAACTAAGGAGGTTGAGCAAAAATGA
- a CDS encoding U32 family peptidase, with protein MKLSKASELMEKVGIPGRDLYDLPKSGKTFPDGCHYRIEMSGVEGPKVLKALIDERHKRNVPVHRLISFCQGGTLFDKAELRDFAQMAAEEKMEVIAVPGPRNAWDMGRQFITPDGQRCGGLNHRGSDEVRKVLTDILSMYELGIRGFMLVDWGVLAMVKKLQEINEFPKDVAIKFSVWAGVSSACGARLAQEIGASSFNPISDLSLPQLASIRKVTDIPIDFYIWTFDSYGGANRIYDAPEVIKIYSPCYLKFEPAPTANYYSPFVADENHMDLMRKKVKWAEWVINHVKENEPDIKVSPQGASDLFVPKV; from the coding sequence ATGAAACTGTCAAAAGCATCTGAGCTTATGGAAAAGGTTGGGATTCCAGGAAGAGATTTGTACGACCTACCTAAAAGCGGCAAAACTTTTCCGGATGGTTGTCATTATAGGATTGAAATGTCAGGAGTCGAAGGCCCTAAGGTATTGAAGGCTCTCATCGATGAGCGACACAAAAGAAATGTTCCTGTTCATCGCCTGATTTCTTTTTGCCAGGGTGGTACTCTATTTGATAAGGCGGAGCTAAGAGACTTTGCTCAGATGGCAGCTGAAGAAAAAATGGAAGTAATAGCTGTCCCAGGGCCACGAAACGCATGGGACATGGGTCGCCAATTTATAACACCAGATGGCCAAAGGTGTGGAGGTCTTAATCATCGAGGATCCGATGAAGTAAGAAAAGTCCTTACTGATATACTTTCTATGTATGAACTTGGCATTCGTGGGTTTATGTTGGTTGATTGGGGAGTGCTGGCTATGGTCAAAAAACTCCAAGAAATCAACGAGTTTCCAAAAGATGTGGCGATTAAATTTTCGGTGTGGGCTGGCGTAAGCTCTGCCTGCGGTGCCCGTTTAGCTCAAGAGATTGGAGCAAGTTCCTTTAATCCTATTTCTGATCTTTCCTTACCTCAATTGGCTTCGATCCGCAAAGTTACCGATATACCAATTGATTTTTATATCTGGACATTCGATTCTTATGGTGGAGCCAATCGTATTTACGATGCGCCAGAAGTTATTAAAATATATTCCCCTTGCTATTTAAAATTTGAACCTGCTCCCACTGCTAATTACTATTCTCCTTTTGTTGCTGATGAAAACCACATGGATCTTATGCGCAAGAAGGTCAAATGGGCTGAGTGGGTTATTAATCATGTTAAAGAGAATGAGCCTGATATAAAGGTTTCACCGCAAGGGGCATCAGACCTCTTTGTTCCCAAAGTATGA
- a CDS encoding thiamine pyrophosphate-dependent enzyme, giving the protein MKKMTMYMEQKEVKELLAPGHRACPGCGCALAVKLILRETGSNTIVVSATGCLETFTSPFMGSSWEVPWIHSLFENSPAIATGVLAALNAKGNPKGTKVVVISGDGGTYDIGMGSLSGMLERKDDILYICYDNEAYMNTGIQGSSATPFGADTTTTPVAGDSFGKMVPKKDLVAIALAHDAPYVATASISDPVELCKKVRKGIETPGPAVLLILTPCNLGWGFDPSETVELARKAVETGIFPIVEFKKGELISVKKIKPVPVEEYLKMQKRYQHLFKDDVFSEVLQAIQKSVDENILKYGLA; this is encoded by the coding sequence ATGAAAAAGATGACCATGTATATGGAGCAAAAGGAAGTGAAGGAACTATTAGCGCCAGGACATAGAGCATGTCCCGGTTGTGGGTGTGCATTGGCGGTAAAGCTCATCCTTCGGGAAACCGGAAGCAATACGATCGTTGTTTCAGCGACAGGATGTCTAGAGACGTTTACAAGCCCCTTTATGGGATCCTCTTGGGAGGTACCTTGGATACATTCTCTTTTCGAAAATTCACCCGCCATTGCGACAGGAGTATTAGCGGCACTTAACGCAAAGGGAAACCCAAAGGGCACGAAGGTAGTTGTGATAAGCGGCGACGGCGGGACGTATGATATCGGCATGGGTTCCCTTTCGGGAATGCTTGAGAGAAAAGATGACATTCTCTACATTTGCTACGACAATGAGGCCTATATGAATACCGGAATTCAGGGGAGCAGCGCAACACCCTTTGGCGCAGACACAACGACAACCCCGGTCGCTGGGGACTCTTTTGGAAAGATGGTTCCGAAGAAAGATCTGGTCGCAATTGCCCTGGCCCACGATGCTCCCTATGTTGCTACGGCGAGTATTTCTGATCCGGTGGAATTGTGCAAGAAGGTTAGGAAAGGAATCGAGACCCCTGGTCCAGCCGTACTTCTTATATTAACTCCCTGTAATCTTGGCTGGGGTTTCGATCCATCGGAGACGGTTGAGTTGGCCAGAAAAGCTGTTGAAACGGGAATCTTCCCCATTGTCGAATTTAAAAAAGGAGAACTCATCTCCGTGAAGAAGATAAAACCTGTGCCGGTTGAAGAATACCTCAAAATGCAGAAAAGATACCAACACCTCTTCAAGGATGATGTTTTTTCGGAGGTCTTACAGGCCATACAGAAGAGCGTTGATGAAAATATCCTAAAATATGGGCTTGCGTGA
- a CDS encoding isocitrate lyase/PEP mutase family protein, which yields MSGERKSTLLRERLKKPGALVGVGVYDALSARIAELCGFEVVHHSGFGTAATLLGAPDIGLLDFTEMCHRVKSIARAVSIPVLGDADTGYGNPLNVYRTVQEYIWAGSAGLFIEDQRWPKRCGHMEGKEVIGWDEMKGKLEAAIDAKRELDPDFVIIYRTDAVAVTGIEEAIARGNAAAALGVDMVFVEALESKEQMERVVSEIDAPLMLNLIEGGKTPLFSVEEAESMGFKYIVFALTPLFSATKGMIEALSHLKKTGSSKGLEEKLVSFDEFTDIVNLKGLLAMERKYASTATDTAQNSAK from the coding sequence ATGTCAGGGGAAAGAAAGAGCACGCTTTTGAGGGAACGCTTGAAAAAACCCGGTGCGCTGGTGGGAGTTGGCGTCTACGACGCCCTGAGCGCGCGCATCGCCGAGCTGTGCGGCTTTGAGGTGGTCCACCATTCAGGCTTCGGCACAGCCGCGACGCTTTTGGGAGCCCCAGATATAGGCCTTTTGGACTTCACCGAAATGTGCCATCGCGTAAAGAGCATAGCCAGGGCGGTCTCCATCCCGGTTTTAGGAGACGCCGATACGGGATACGGAAACCCCTTGAACGTCTACCGCACCGTGCAGGAGTATATATGGGCAGGGTCTGCCGGACTGTTCATCGAAGACCAGAGATGGCCTAAAAGGTGCGGCCACATGGAGGGGAAGGAGGTCATCGGTTGGGATGAGATGAAGGGGAAACTCGAGGCCGCAATCGACGCCAAGCGCGAGCTCGACCCCGACTTCGTCATCATATACCGAACGGATGCCGTGGCCGTAACAGGCATAGAAGAAGCCATCGCCCGCGGCAACGCAGCCGCAGCCCTGGGCGTGGATATGGTTTTCGTAGAAGCATTGGAATCGAAAGAACAGATGGAACGGGTGGTGAGCGAAATCGACGCGCCGCTGATGTTAAACCTCATAGAGGGAGGGAAGACCCCGCTCTTTTCTGTGGAAGAGGCAGAAAGTATGGGCTTCAAATACATCGTCTTCGCCCTGACGCCGCTTTTTTCGGCCACAAAGGGCATGATCGAAGCCCTGTCGCACCTCAAAAAGACCGGAAGCTCCAAAGGGCTGGAAGAGAAACTCGTATCGTTTGACGAGTTCACCGATATCGTGAACCTAAAGGGCCTGCTCGCCATGGAGAGGAAGTATGCCTCTACCGCCACAGACACAGCGCAAAACAGCGCAAAATAG